The sequence below is a genomic window from Lysobacter capsici.
CGCGATCGAGAAGCATCGAAGTCTTTTGTGGGAGGGGCTTGAGCCCCGACGCTTTTCGATCAGATCAGCGCTATCTGAAACAAGAGCGTCGGGCTTGAAAGCCCTCCCACAAAAATTCCCTCGCACAAAAAAATCTCGCGGCTTGCGGGGTTCTTGTTTTTCGCGATCGCGAAGCACCGAAGTCTTTTGTGGGAGGGGCTTGAGCCCCGACGAGAAATCTCGCCTGCGACACGGGCGTCAAGTCCGGCCGATCTTCAATCGCCTCGGGATTGATCGCATCCCGTCGTGCAATGCCCTTCCACCGCGCCGGTACGAGCCAACGGGCACAATACGAGCCGACTCCCGCAAGCCCCGACCGCGCCCCTCATGAGCATCGCCGCCTCCGAGCTGACCCTGGGCCTGTTGGCCGGCGGCCGCGCATCGCGACTGGGCGGTCTCGACAAGGCCTGGTTGCAGCGCGACGGTGTCGCCCAGGTGCTGCGTCTGTCGCGCCTGTGCGCGCCGCGGGTCGCGCAGGTGCTGGTCAGCGCCAATCGCGATCTGCCGCGCTATGCCGCCGCCGGATTGCAGGCGTTCGCCGATGCGACGCCCGACCTCGGGCCGCTCGGCGGCCTCGACGCGCTGGCCGCGGCCTGCGCCACGCCGTGGCTGTTCACCATGCCGGTGGACGCGGTCACCGTCGACGACCGTCTGTTGCCGGCGCTGATCGCCGCGCAGCGCGGGCAGGGCGCCTACGCGATCGACGACGACGGCGTGCAGCCGCTGTTCGCACTGTGGCCGGTGGCGCCGTTGCGGCGTGGGTTGAGCGAGGCCTTGCCACAGCGGCGCCTGGCCGTGCGCGCATTGCAGGCCGAACTGGGCATGGCCGCGCTGCGCCTGGATGGCCTACGCTTCGGCAATCTCAATACGCCGCAGGATCTGGCCGTGGCCAGGTTTCAGGCCGATCCGGCGCGCTGCGATCCGCAGCCGGATTAGCGCGGCATCCGTGCGATGCCCTCGTTGCCGGCGGCGCGCGCTCCATCACTCCCGTCCATCCACGCGTTTTAGATGAGTCCCCAGCCATGAGCGATTTCCCCACCGGCCTGCTGTTCGACGACGCCATGGCGATCGTCGCCGAAGTCGCCGCCGCGCATCGGCTCGCCACCGAATCCCTGTCGCTGCCGCGTTGCCACGGCCGGGTGCTGGCGCGCGACATCGACGCGCCGCTGTCGCTGCCGCCGTTCGACAACAGCGCGATGGACGGGTTCGCCCTGCGTCAGGCGGATCTCGGCGACGACGACACCGCGCTGGCCCTGGTCGGCGAACAATTCGCCGGCCTCGCCGCGGGCTTGAGCCTGGGCGCCGGGCAATGCGTGCGCATCACCACCGGCGCGCCGCTGCCGGCCGGGGCCGACACCGTGGCGATCAAGGAAAACGTGCGCATCGACGGCGATCGCGTATGGGTGCCGGCGACCGCGCTCGGCCAGAACGTGCGCTACGCCGGCGAGGACGTGCGCGAAGGCGAGCGCGTGCTGCGCGCCGGGCAGGTGCTCACGCCCGCGCGGGTGTCGCTGGCGGCTTCGCTGGGCCTGGCGTCGCTGGAGGTGCGGCGCAAGCCCACGGTCGCGGTGTTCACCAGCGGCGATGAACTGGTCGAACCGGGCATGCCGCTGGCGCCGGGTCAGATCTACGACAGCAATCGCGATCTGCTGATGGGCCTGTTGCGCGCCGATGGTCTGGAGCCGACCGCGTGGCCGCGTTTGCCCGACGATCCCAGGCAAGTCGAAATCGCGTTGCGCGACGCGGCCTGCGCGTTCGACCTGGTGTTCACCTGCGGCGCGGTGTCGGCCGGCGAGAAGGACCACATCCCCGCGGTGCTCGGCGAATTCGGCGCGATCCATTTTTGGAAAGTGAAGATGCGCCCGGGCATGCCGCTGCTGTTCGGCAGCATGGATCAGGCGCGCATGCTGGGT
It includes:
- a CDS encoding molybdopterin molybdotransferase MoeA; the protein is MSDFPTGLLFDDAMAIVAEVAAAHRLATESLSLPRCHGRVLARDIDAPLSLPPFDNSAMDGFALRQADLGDDDTALALVGEQFAGLAAGLSLGAGQCVRITTGAPLPAGADTVAIKENVRIDGDRVWVPATALGQNVRYAGEDVREGERVLRAGQVLTPARVSLAASLGLASLEVRRKPTVAVFTSGDELVEPGMPLAPGQIYDSNRDLLMGLLRADGLEPTAWPRLPDDPRQVEIALRDAACAFDLVFTCGAVSAGEKDHIPAVLGEFGAIHFWKVKMRPGMPLLFGSMDQARMLGLPGNPVSVMATYLSFGRALIDGLQGRAEPRPVWRARLVGSIEKTHPRREFIRARLLSDDGGVLRVDPNPATGSHRLRAAADSDALMVVPEGPQRLEEGTVMEVMPYSFG
- the mobA gene encoding molybdenum cofactor guanylyltransferase — its product is MSIAASELTLGLLAGGRASRLGGLDKAWLQRDGVAQVLRLSRLCAPRVAQVLVSANRDLPRYAAAGLQAFADATPDLGPLGGLDALAAACATPWLFTMPVDAVTVDDRLLPALIAAQRGQGAYAIDDDGVQPLFALWPVAPLRRGLSEALPQRRLAVRALQAELGMAALRLDGLRFGNLNTPQDLAVARFQADPARCDPQPD